A portion of the Falco naumanni isolate bFalNau1 chromosome 9, bFalNau1.pat, whole genome shotgun sequence genome contains these proteins:
- the LOC121094069 gene encoding cyclin-dependent kinase 9-like, translating into MAKRYDMAECPFCDEVSKYEKLAKIGQGTFGEVFKARHRQTGKRVALKKVLMENEEGVTAAAWQKKGFPITALREIKILQLLKHENVVNLIEICRTKASPYNRCKGSIYLVFDFCEHDLAGLLSNARVKFTLSEIKKVMQMLLNGLYYIHRNKILHRDLKAANVLITRDGVLKLADFGLARAFSLAKNSQPNRYTNRVVTLWYRPPELLLGERDYGPPIDLWGAGCIMAEMWTRSPIMQGNTEQHQLTLISQLCGSITPEAWPNVGKYELYQKLDLPKGQKRKVKDCLKAYVGDPYALDLIDKLLVLDPAQRIDSDDALNHDFFWSDPMPSDLKNMLSTLNQSMFEYLAPPHRRGGHMPQQPFQGRNPAATNQAGFDRVF; encoded by the exons ATGGCCAAGCGGTACGACATGGCGGAGTGTCCCTTCTGCGATGAGGTCTCTAAGTACGAGAAGCTCGCCAAGATCGGGCAGGGAACCTTCGG GGAAGTTTTCAAAGCCAGACACCGGCAGACAGGCAAGAGAGTAGCACTGAAGAAAGTGTTGATGGAAAATGAGGAGGGGgtaactgcagcagcatggcagaagaAGGGG TTCCCCATCACAGCCTTGCGAGAGATTAAAATCCTCCAGCTGCTCAAACATGAGAACGTGGTGAACCTCATCGAAATCTGCAGGACCAAAG CCTCTCCATACAACCGCTGCAAGGGCAGCATCTACCTTGTGTTTGACTTCTGCGAGCACGACCTGGCTGGCCTTCTCAGCAATGCCCGTGTCAAGTTCACGCTCTCAGAGATCAAGAAAGTGATGCAGATGCTGTTGAACGGCCTTTACTACATCCACAGGAACAAG ATCTTGCATCGAGACCTGAAAGCTGCAAATGTCCTGATCACGCGGGACGGAGTGCTGAAGCTTGCGGACTTTGGGCTGGCTCGAGCTTTCAGCCTGGCTAAGAACAGCCAGCCAAACCGCTACACCAACCGGGTGGTGACTCTGTGGTACCGGCCGCCAGAGTTGCTCCTAG GGGAGCGGGACTATGGTCCCCCCATTGACCTCTGGGGTGCAGGGTGCATCATGGCAGAGATGTGGACCCGCAGCCCCATCATGCAAGGGaacacagagcagcaccagctcaCCCTCATCAGCCAGCTCTGCGGATCCATCACACCGGAG gctTGGCCAAATGTGGGTAAATACGAGCTGTACCAGAAGCTGGATCTTCCCAAGGGTCAGAAGCGCAAGGTGAAGGATTGCCTGAAAGCCTACGTCGGAGACCCCTACGCACTCGACCTCATCGacaagctgctggtgctggatcCCGCCCAGCGGATCGACAGCGATGATGCGCTGAACCACGACTTCTTCTGGTCCGACCCCATGCCCTCGGACCTCAAAAACATGCTGTCCACCCTCAACCAGTCCATGTTCGAGTACCTGGCCCCACCGCACAGGAGGGGTGGGCACATGCCCCAGCAGCCGTTCCAGGGCAGGAACCCGGCCGCCACCAACCAGGCTGGATTCGACCGAGTGTTTTGA
- the LOC121094070 gene encoding cyclin-dependent kinase 9-like: protein MAKRYDMAECPFCDEVSKYEKLAKIGQGTFGEVFKARHRQTGKRVALKKVLMENEEGVTAAAWQKKGFPITALREIKILQLLKHENVVNLIEICRTKASPYNRCKGSIYLVFDFCEHDLAGLLSNARVKFTLSEIKKVMQMLLNGLYYIHRNKILHRDLKAANVLITRDGVLKLADFGLARAFSLAKNSQPNRYTNRVVTLWYRPPELLLGERDYGPPIDLWGAGCIMAEMWTRSPIMQGNTEQHQLTLISQLCGSITPEAWPNVGKYELYQKLDLPKGQKRKVKDCLKAYVGDPYALDLIDKLLVLDPAQRIDSDDALNHDFFWSDPMPSDLKNMLSTLNQSMFEYLAPPHRRGGHMPQQPFQGRNPAATNQAGFDRVF from the exons ATGGCCAAGCGGTACGACATGGCGGAGTGTCCCTTCTGCGATGAGGTCTCTAAGTACGAGAAGCTCGCCAAGATCGGGCAGGGAACCTTCGG GGAAGTTTTCAAAGCCAGACACCGGCAGACAGGCAAGAGAGTAGCACTGAAGAAAGTGTTGATGGAAAATGAGGAGGGGgtaactgcagcagcatggcagaagaAGGGG TTCCCCATCACAGCCTTGCGAGAGATTAAAATCCTCCAGCTGCTCAAACATGAGAACGTGGTGAACCTCATCGAAATCTGCAGGACCAAAG CCTCTCCATACAACCGCTGCAAGGGCAGCATCTACCTTGTGTTTGACTTCTGCGAGCACGACCTGGCTGGCCTTCTCAGCAATGCCCGTGTCAAGTTCACGCTCTCAGAGATCAAGAAAGTGATGCAGATGCTGTTGAACGGCCTTTACTACATCCACAGGAACAAG ATCTTGCATCGAGACCTGAAAGCTGCAAATGTCCTGATCACGCGGGACGGAGTGCTGAAGCTTGCGGACTTTGGGCTGGCTCGAGCTTTCAGCCTGGCTAAGAACAGCCAGCCAAACCGCTACACCAACCGGGTGGTGACTCTGTGGTACCGGCCGCCAGAGTTGCTCCTAG GGGAGCGGGACTATGGTCCTCCCATTGACCTCTGGGGTGCAGGGTGCATCATGGCAGAGATGTGGACCCGCAGCCCCATCATGCAAGGGaacacagagcagcaccagctcaCCCTCATCAGCCAGCTCTGCGGATCCATCACACCGGAG gctTGGCCAAATGTGGGTAAATACGAGCTGTACCAGAAGCTGGATCTTCCCAAGGGTCAGAAGCGCAAGGTGAAGGATTGCCTGAAAGCCTACGTCGGAGACCCCTACGCACTCGACCTCATCGacaagctgctggtgctggatcCCGCCCAGCGGATCGACAGCGATGATGCGCTGAACCACGACTTCTTCTGGTCCGACCCCATGCCCTCGGACCTCAAAAACATGCTGTCCACCCTCAACCAGTCCATGTTCGAGTACCTGGCCCCACCGCACAGGAGGGGTGGGCACATGCCCCAGCAGCCGTTCCAGGGCAGGAACCCGGCCGCCACCAACCAGGCTGGATTCGACCGAGTGTTTTGA
- the LOC121094067 gene encoding cyclin-dependent kinase 9-like, protein MAKRYDMAECPFCDEVSKYEKLAKIGQGTFGEVFKARHRQTGKRVALKKVLMENEEGFPITALREIKILQLLKHENVVNLIEICRTKGSLLASPIASPYNRCKGSIYLVFDFCEHDLAGLLSNARVKFTLSEIKKVMQMLLNGLYYIHRNKILHRDLKAANVLITRDGVLKLADFGLARAFSLAKNSQPNRYTNRVVTLWYRPPELLLGERDYGPPIDLWGAGCIMAEMWTRSPIMQGNTEQHQLTLISQLCGSITPEAWPNVGKYELYQKLDLPKGQKRKVKDCLKAYVGDPYALDLIDKLLVLDPAQRIDSDDALNHDFFWSDPMPSDLKNMLSTLNQSMFEYLAPPHRRGGHMPQQPFQGRNPAATNQAGFDRVF, encoded by the exons ATGGCCAAGCGGTACGACATGGCGGAGTGTCCCTTCTGCGATGAGGTCTCTAAGTACGAGAAGCTCGCCAAGATCGGGCAGGGAACCTTCGG GGAAGTTTTCAAAGCCAGACACCGGCAGACAGGCAAGAGAGTAGCACTGAAGAAAGTGTTGATGGAAAATGAGGAGGGG TTCCCCATCACAGCCTTGCGAGAGATTAAAATCCTCCAGCTGCTCAAACATGAGAACGTGGTGAACCTCATCGAAATCTGCCGGACCAAAG GGTCCCTCCTTGCTTCTCCCATAGCCTCTCCATACAACCGCTGCAAGGGCAGCATCTACCTTGTGTTTGACTTCTGCGAGCACGACCTGGCTGGCCTTCTCAGCAATGCCCGTGTCAAGTTCACGCTCTCAGAGATCAAGAAAGTGATGCAGATGCTGTTGAACGGCCTTTACTACATCCACAGGAACAAG ATCTTGCATCGAGACCTGAAAGCTGCAAATGTCCTGATCACGCGGGACGGAGTGCTGAAGCTTGCGGACTTTGGGCTGGCTCGAGCTTTCAGCCTGGCTAAGAACAGCCAGCCAAACCGCTACACCAACCGGGTGGTGACTCTGTGGTACCGGCCGCCAGAGCTGCTCCTAG GGGAGCGGGACTATGGTCCCCCCATTGACCTCTGGGGTGCAGGGTGCATCATGGCAGAGATGTGGACCCGCAGCCCCATCATGCAAGGGaacacagagcagcaccagctcaCCCTCATCAGCCAGCTCTGCGGATCCATCACACCGGAG gctTGGCCAAATGTGGGTAAATACGAGCTGTACCAGAAGCTGGATCTTCCCAAGGGTCAGAAGCGCAAGGTGAAGGATTGCCTGAAAGCCTACGTCGGAGACCCCTACGCACTCGACCTCATCGacaagctgctggtgctggatcCCGCCCAGCGGATCGACAGCGATGATGCCCTGAACCACGACTTCTTCTGGTCCGACCCCATGCCCTCGGACCTCAAAAACATGCTGTCCACCCTCAACCAGTCCATGTTCGAGTACCTGGCCCCACCGCACAGGAGGGGTGGGCACATGCCCCAGCAGCCGTTCCAGGGCAGGAACCCGGCCGCCACCAACCAGGCTGGATTCGACCGAGTGTTTTGA